Below is a window of Entomospira culicis DNA.
CGTTGCATGCTCTAAAGAGATGGCTGAATCAGTAATGATGACATCTTTATTAACATAGCCTATAGGTGAGTACACACGGTGTTCTGAACTTACTCTAGGAATTAAGAGATAATCTGTAGTTGGCTGGCGAATCTCGCCAAAGTATCGAGATCTATCGGCTAGTTTTCGGGTAGATGCCCTCTTACTTGCCAGTCTAAATTGTTCTACCCGATTAACACGTTTTACTACTTCGGGCAATTTTGCTAGCTCTACGGGGTTGGCATCGGCTAGCCAGAGGCAGTAGCGTTCTTTAGCATTTAAAAATTCGTCTGCTCCTAACACTTGACGAAAGTATTTTTTCGCTTCTGGCTCTTTGGCTAGAAATGCTTCTTTTTCTTCGGCTGTAAAGAAGAATCCTTGATCCACCTTCTTTTTACCCGTTGCATCTTTTTCGGAAGTGCCATCACGAGCGATACTTCCTAAAAACATATTGGGCATGCTTGGGTCTAGTGGCGAGGATCGTTGTTTTACCATAATCATTTCATTATCAAAGACTAAATACGGATTGATCTTTAAGCTAGATCGCCGTTCCGTAACGATTTCAGTAGGCTGATCTTTCTCATCTTTACCTAGCTCATAGTCCCAAAGATGTTTGGTTTCTACTTCAAAAAGCCCAAAGCCAATGACTACGCAATGCACCTGTGCTTTTCCTTTTGCCTCGTTAAACCATTTAAACGTGCGGTGTGCAAAGTGAATATGTAAGCCATACTCTGTGATTAAAGGATACCATAACGGAAAAACCTGCACCCCTTGGGTAATGCTGTTCGTACTAACCAACGCACAGGTAATCTTGGGGTTGAGCTTCATCATATCCACACTTTTTTTATACCAGCAAGCAACGTAGTCTAATGTACCAACATTCTTCCAATTGGCGAAAACGAGTGCTTTATCTTTTTTTTGTAATGCTAACAGCTCCTTGCCTTCCAAGGAGCTGTCTTTATTTGCATACCCTAAAAAAGGAGGATTGCCTACGATATAGTTTAATTCGGAGGCAGGGATGACGGCATTCCAATCAAGGGTTAAGGCATTATCGTTGTAAATGGTGGCACTAGCGGTCAACGGCAAGCGAGTATAATTAAAGCCAAAAGTGCTACTGGCTTGCATATTCATTTGATGATCGGTAAGCCATAAGGCTAGCTGAGCAATTTTGCTAGGTAATTGTTCAATTTCAATGCCATAAAATTGATTCACATTAACCTTGATTTCCGCATGAATGCTCTCACGCAATAAGTGGCGTTCTTTTTTATCTTTATGTAAATACTGCAAAGCATTTAACTCTAATTGACGCAACTCTCGATAAGCGACTACTAAAAAGTTCCCACTACCACACGCAGGATCCAAAACCGTTATCGATGAGAGTTTTTCTATAAAATGTTCTAGCTCACGCCTATTATCTTTTATTGTTTCATACTCAGCTTCTAAGCGGTGGAGAAAGAGGGGCTTGAGAGCTTTTAAAATGTTTGTTTCGCTCGTATAATGCTCTCCGCGAATTTCACGAGTTCTAGGGTTAGTAATGGATTGA
It encodes the following:
- a CDS encoding class I SAM-dependent DNA methyltransferase; the encoded protein is MNLSTEEIEQRVQAFIYEWKDYDGKEIAESQTFWNELFNVFGKQRKTLVSYEESIKKMTGNKGRIDVFWPGELLAEQKGPGVKLDETVMQQALGYVEMLPDSEKPKKIVLCNFQEFKIIALASGEVKEFRLEEFGKYYREFLFIAGYSDYITYQEEEISLQAAELLAKLYTSIEKGDNKPSLELNYFMVRLLYCFFADHTELFSQSTIVHPFHNYLEKYSNSDGRDLHSHIRDIFEVLNTPKEQRDARLNDDLKSFPYVNGELFSDTSYRLYGNKEIRDTLLEVAKFNWSEISPAIFGTLFQSITNPRTREIRGEHYTSETNILKALKPLFLHRLEAEYETIKDNRRELEHFIEKLSSITVLDPACGSGNFLVVAYRELRQLELNALQYLHKDKKERHLLRESIHAEIKVNVNQFYGIEIEQLPSKIAQLALWLTDHQMNMQASSTFGFNYTRLPLTASATIYNDNALTLDWNAVIPASELNYIVGNPPFLGYANKDSSLEGKELLALQKKDKALVFANWKNVGTLDYVACWYKKSVDMMKLNPKITCALVSTNSITQGVQVFPLWYPLITEYGLHIHFAHRTFKWFNEAKGKAQVHCVVIGFGLFEVETKHLWDYELGKDEKDQPTEIVTERRSSLKINPYLVFDNEMIMVKQRSSPLDPSMPNMFLGSIARDGTSEKDATGKKKVDQGFFFTAEEKEAFLAKEPEAKKYFRQVLGADEFLNAKERYCLWLADANPVELAKLPEVVKRVNRVEQFRLASKRASTRKLADRSRYFGEIRQPTTDYLLIPRVSSEHRVYSPIGYVNKDVIITDSAISLEHATPYIFGVLSSRMHQVWLANVAGRMKSDFRYSNTLVYNTFPFPHEPTAKAQEKVEKLALQMLAIRQSYLEQGVTLAQLYNKESFRLYSDLVKVHRELDKAVEACYRKESFDEETNMERISFLFSQYQHYTDTLFAGN